In the Flavobacterium sp. 90 genome, GTACCACCATTTGCAACAAGTCCGTTAATGATGGTTTTTAGTCCGGCTTTACCACTAGAATCGGTCAGACCTTGTCTTATTAAACCATTATTACTAAAAGTTACGATTGCGACTTTATTATTCCCCGTTGGGTTATTCGCAGCAAGAAACATTTTGTCAATAAAATCATTAGCAGCATCCTGAGCATAGGATAACGGCTTCGGATTGTTTCCGTCGCCCATACTTCCGGATACGTCAATAACTAAAACAACTTCTAAAGGTCTGGCAACAGGATTTGAGCCTTGAATTTTTAATTCCACATCTAATGCTCCACAAACTCCCGGTGCTACAGTAACAGTTTTTGTTGGTGTAATTGTTTGTGCAAAACCTATCGTAGAAGAAATTAAAAAAAGTAACAAATAGAATGCTTTGTTGACTTGTTTCATAAAATGGATAAAGTGTAATGTTTTTTTCATTTTATATGAATTTAAATTGAAAAACAACTAAATATTTCGAAACGAACTATTTAATTTTCAGAAGGATTGTTTACGATTGTATGAACAATAGTGCTCGCTGTGTAATTACTACAATTTGTAGATGTCGCATTTATTTGGGTACAATTCCATTTGTTGTATGCAGTTCCTTGAGGGACCGATAAATGAAGTGAGAAAGTAGCTGTTTGATGAGATGAAACAGTGATAGAAGTAATCGGTACAGCACTATTGTCCAGAAAACTGCCAATTAAGTTAACATTTTGAGAAGTACTTGTTTGATCATTGTTCGCACAATTACCATTTATATTCAGCGCACTCAGGTTATAAACATCAGTCGAATTTCCTTCATTGGTAATAACCAGCGTAAAATAAGCGCCATCAGTACCAGCGTTGCTGTAGTTTCGGTCTTTCTCGACACCCAGAGTTGCGTTACACGAACCAGATTGGGCAAACGAAAGAGTTGTTAGTAAACAAAACAGTATAGAAAAAATGTTTTTTTGAAAGATATTTTTTTTAAACGAAAAAATAAACTTACAATTGGTTACAAATTTTACTGCCTTTTCAAGAGTAGATTTAGTTCTCATAACTTAAGATTTAGTTTTGTTGTATTTGCGAAAAATTAACAGAATCAAAGTTATATAGTCTATTTAATTTTGATTTTTTTTGTCTGTAACTAACCTAAAAACTCGTTGAAATGTTCTTTTTTTGTTAAATTATACCTCCAAAAAGTAATTTTTGTGTCTTTTTTTTGAAAAAAAATTAGTGACTTTTTTTCAATTTTTCATGAAAAAGAGGTTTTTTGTAATGCTTTAAAATGCTAATAATCAATTATTTAGTTAATTTTTTGGTAATATGCATAATATCGACGAAGTGTTTGTTTTAACAGATGAAGTACACTTTTTGTTAAAATTTGTAAGTAGAAAAATTGGATTGTTAAAATTTTGAGAATTTCATATTCTTGTTAAAATTTATATATAATGTTAACAGAAATAAAAAAAGAAGGAGTATTAGAATTTCTTTTGTAAATTAGAACTTGAATAAAGATTTACCTCTTTAATGGAGATCTCTAAACCTTCGGCTTATGAAAAATTTAATTTTAATACGGCATGCAAAATCCAGCTGGGAAGCTCCTTTAAAAGATTTTGACAGACCTTTAATGAAAAAAGGTATTTTAGATGCTCATGATGTATCAGCAATTATTTCGAAATTTCTGCCAAAGACCTATATTATATGGAGTAGTACTGCCGCTCGTGCCACGGAAACAGCTCTTATTTTTGCTCAAAATATTTCATACCCTATTGAAAGTATCGTTTATAAAGACGACCTTTATACCTTTGATGAGAGACAACTCGAGAAAGTTATCAAATCATGTGATAATAGTTTTGATAGCGTTATTCTTTTTGGACATAACGAGGCTATTACAAATTTTGTTAATAAATTTGGAGATGTTTTTATCGAAAATGTTCCTACGTCAGGTTTCGTATCATTACGATTTGATTCAGAAAGTTGGGACACTATTAATAAAGGCAAAACTCATAAAACAATTTTCCCCAAAGATTTAAAATAAATACCAGTGTACGAACAGAAATATATCGATAGAGAAAAAAGTTGGTTAGCGTTTAATGCAAGAGTTCTTCAGGAAGCTGCGGATAATACAGTTCCACTTTTAGACAGGTTGCGTTTTGTTGGAATTTTTTCCAATAATTTAGATGAATTTTTTAGAGTTCGTTATGCTGCAATTCGACGGTTGAGTCTCTCCGGAATTTCTGGCGAAAAATATTTAGGCGGAGTTTCTGCCCACCAATTAATTAAGGATATTACCGAAATTGTAATTCAGCAACAATCAGAAAGTTTACGTATTCTTAGTAATATTGAAGCTGAGCTTGAAGCTGAAAATATCTTTGTTATAAACGAAGATCAGATTACAAAATATCAGGAAGCTTACCTAAAAGACTTTTTTGTTCAAAAATTAAGTCCCGAATTAGTAACTATTATCCTGAATGATTTAGCCGAATTTCCGGTTCTTAAAGATACATTAGGTTATCTGGCAGTTCGTCTGGAAATGAATTTAAATGATGAAATTCGATACGCCGTTATCGAAATTCCTAAAACAATAAACAGGTTTGTTGTCCTGCCATCAAACGATGAAAAACAATATGTTATCCTTATAGACGATGTAATACGTTATAATTTGGGTAATATTTTCAATATTTTCGATTATAAAAGTGTTTCCGCACACATGATCAAAATCACGAGAGATGCACAATTAGATATTGATAGTGATTTGAGTAAGAGTATGTTGGAGAAAATTGCAACATCCGTAAAAGATAGAAGAATAGGAGAACCTGTTCGTTTTATTTACGACAATTTAATAGAAGAAGATACGCTACATTTTTTCTTAGATAAAATGAAAATTGTAGAAACAGATAGTATAATTCCCGGCGGAAGATATCACAATCGCCGTGATTATATGAGTTTTCCAAATTTAGGAAGATACGATTTACTTTATAAACCAAATGAACCACTGCCAATTCCGGGGTTAAGTTTGGGCGGAAGTATTTTAGAGAAAATCAGTAAAAAAGATTATTTATTACACGCTCCATATCAGTCATTTTCATATTTGACAAAGTTTTTGCGTGAAGCCGCTTTAGATCCAAAAGTTACAAGTATAAAAATTACATTGTATCGTTTGGCAAAGAATTCGCAAATCATCAGTTCTTTGATTAATGCTGCTAAAAATGGTAAAAAAGTAACCGTACAAATCGAACTTCAGGCGCGTTTTGATGAAGCTACAAATATCTCCTACGCAGAGCAAATGCAAACCGAAGGAATCGATCTTATCTTTGGAATAAAAGGATTAAAAGTACACAGTAAAATATGTGTAATAGAACGCGTTGAAGAAGGAAAAACTCGTCGTTACGGATTTATTTCGACAGGAAACTTTAACGAATCAACAGCGAAGATATATACAGATGTTACGGTTCTTACCTGTCATCAGGGAATTTTGAAAGACATTTCTAAAATATTCGAATTTTTCGATATCAACTATAGAGTGCACAGATACAAACATTTAATAGTATCGCCACATTATACAAGAACAAAATTTATTAAATTAATAGATCGTGAAATTCTGCACGCATTAGCTGGTAGAAAAACACATATTAAATTAAAAATGAATAGTTTATCAGATTTTAAAATGATCGATAAATTATATGAAGCGAGTAACGCCGGAGTAAAAATCCAGCTTCAGGTAAGAGGAATTTGTTCTTTAATTCCTGGAATTCCGGGAATGAGCGAAAACATTGAAGCCATAAGTATCGTAGATAACTATCTGGAACATTCAAGAGTTTACATTTTTGGAAATGCCGGTTTGACAGAAGTTTACATTTCGTCAGCCGATTTCATGACCAGAAATTTAGACGGTAGAGTTGAGGTAACATGCCCGATTTATGACCTTGAAATTAAAAAAGAATTAATTGATAATTTCAATATAGCATGGAAAGGGAATGTAAAAGTGAGATATCATTCCTATAAATTAGATAATAAATACAAGCCACGTAATCATCATGCCCCATTTAGAGCACAGCTTGAAACCTACAAGTATTATCAGAATAAAATTGATGTAATCGCAGAGGAAGTACAGCGTACAAATTAAATAATTAAAATTTCAAATCATAAAGTGAGCATGATTAATATAAGGAAATATGCAGCAATAGATATTGGTTCAAATGCCATGAGGTTACTAATATCGAATGTTGTAGAGCAAGATGGCAAAGAACCACAATTTAATAAAAGTTCGCTTGTTCGTGTGCCAATTCGTTTGGGACAAGATGCCTTTACAGTAGGAGAAATTTCAGAAGAAAATATAGATCGAATGGTTGATGCTATGAAAGCATTTAACCTTTTGATGAAAGTACATAAAGTAGAGCGTTATATGGCGTTTGCAACTTCGGCAATGCGCGAAGCATATAATGCAAAAGAAGTTGTTGCTTTGATTAAGAAAAAAGCCGACATTAAAATCGAAATTATCGATGGTAAAAAAGAAGCGGCAATTATCGCTTCAACAGATTTACATCATTTATTAAAATCAGACGAAACTTATCTGTTTGTAGATGTTGGTGGCGGAAGTACAGAGTTTACATTGTTCTCTGATGGAAAAATGATCAACTCAAGATCTTTCAAAGCCGGAACAGTTCGTTTATTAAATAATATGGTTCACGATTCTGTTTGGGATGAAATCGAAAAATGGATTAAAGTCAATACAGCAGATTATGAAGAAGTAACCTTGATTGGTTCCGGTGGAAACATTAATAAATTGTTTAAAATGTCCGGAAAACAACAAGAAAAACCGCTTTCATACATTTATATCAATTCACAATATGCATTCCTGAATTCGTTGACTTATGAACAAAGAATTGCCGAATTAGGTTTGAATTCAGATCGTGCCGACGTAATTATTCACGCAACCAGAATTTATCTAAATGCAATGAAATGGAGTGGTGCA is a window encoding:
- a CDS encoding exopolyphosphatase, which translates into the protein MINIRKYAAIDIGSNAMRLLISNVVEQDGKEPQFNKSSLVRVPIRLGQDAFTVGEISEENIDRMVDAMKAFNLLMKVHKVERYMAFATSAMREAYNAKEVVALIKKKADIKIEIIDGKKEAAIIASTDLHHLLKSDETYLFVDVGGGSTEFTLFSDGKMINSRSFKAGTVRLLNNMVHDSVWDEIEKWIKVNTADYEEVTLIGSGGNINKLFKMSGKQQEKPLSYIYINSQYAFLNSLTYEQRIAELGLNSDRADVIIHATRIYLNAMKWSGARQIFVPKIGLSDGIVKAMYYGKI
- the ppk1 gene encoding polyphosphate kinase 1 → MYEQKYIDREKSWLAFNARVLQEAADNTVPLLDRLRFVGIFSNNLDEFFRVRYAAIRRLSLSGISGEKYLGGVSAHQLIKDITEIVIQQQSESLRILSNIEAELEAENIFVINEDQITKYQEAYLKDFFVQKLSPELVTIILNDLAEFPVLKDTLGYLAVRLEMNLNDEIRYAVIEIPKTINRFVVLPSNDEKQYVILIDDVIRYNLGNIFNIFDYKSVSAHMIKITRDAQLDIDSDLSKSMLEKIATSVKDRRIGEPVRFIYDNLIEEDTLHFFLDKMKIVETDSIIPGGRYHNRRDYMSFPNLGRYDLLYKPNEPLPIPGLSLGGSILEKISKKDYLLHAPYQSFSYLTKFLREAALDPKVTSIKITLYRLAKNSQIISSLINAAKNGKKVTVQIELQARFDEATNISYAEQMQTEGIDLIFGIKGLKVHSKICVIERVEEGKTRRYGFISTGNFNESTAKIYTDVTVLTCHQGILKDISKIFEFFDINYRVHRYKHLIVSPHYTRTKFIKLIDREILHALAGRKTHIKLKMNSLSDFKMIDKLYEASNAGVKIQLQVRGICSLIPGIPGMSENIEAISIVDNYLEHSRVYIFGNAGLTEVYISSADFMTRNLDGRVEVTCPIYDLEIKKELIDNFNIAWKGNVKVRYHSYKLDNKYKPRNHHAPFRAQLETYKYYQNKIDVIAEEVQRTN
- a CDS encoding histidine phosphatase family protein, which produces MKNLILIRHAKSSWEAPLKDFDRPLMKKGILDAHDVSAIISKFLPKTYIIWSSTAARATETALIFAQNISYPIESIVYKDDLYTFDERQLEKVIKSCDNSFDSVILFGHNEAITNFVNKFGDVFIENVPTSGFVSLRFDSESWDTINKGKTHKTIFPKDLK